The following are encoded in a window of Streptomyces sp. SAT1 genomic DNA:
- a CDS encoding SWIM zinc finger family protein, which produces MNEHASDTERIFEALPPAQGRGFARTWWGHAWLKALEDTALEAQQVRTGRRLARAGAVGAVSVRPGRITAVVHDRDRTAHRADVLLEPLSDDGWARFLDVAVERSGHLAALLDRDLPPELVEDAAAVGIELLPGIGDLEPRCDCGAWDHCGHTAALCHLVARLLDEDPLVLLLMRGRDERTLFGELHARDAAEAGEQPPPDGVDAAEAYARGAALPPLPPLPAPPAGPGLPPSLGTETVPAPGVDPAALELLAARTAARAHRWLSGAGDGVSLGWADEFGLTVGLDAVRLAEGACEGTGAAGGPGDRALLDRLAKGSGRSRAQLARAVRAWRTGGAAGVAVLEEEWAVDGEAQARARAALAAAWEEDRPSLRGTGNRWTVVGTGHQIRLGRDGRWWPFRKEHGHWAPAGGPAQDPATALATAEGWDGTEGATAGASGAGPGHEGV; this is translated from the coding sequence ATGAACGAGCACGCGAGCGACACGGAGCGGATCTTCGAGGCGCTGCCCCCGGCCCAGGGGCGGGGTTTCGCCCGGACGTGGTGGGGCCATGCCTGGCTGAAGGCGCTGGAGGACACCGCGCTGGAGGCCCAGCAGGTGCGTACGGGACGGCGCCTGGCCCGCGCGGGAGCGGTGGGCGCCGTGTCGGTGCGTCCGGGCCGGATCACGGCGGTGGTGCACGACCGGGACCGTACGGCGCACCGGGCGGACGTCCTGCTGGAGCCGCTCTCCGACGACGGGTGGGCTCGCTTCCTCGATGTGGCCGTGGAGCGTTCGGGGCACCTCGCGGCCCTGCTCGACCGCGATCTGCCGCCCGAACTGGTCGAGGATGCCGCGGCCGTCGGCATTGAACTCCTGCCGGGCATCGGTGACCTGGAGCCCCGGTGCGACTGCGGGGCCTGGGACCACTGCGGACACACGGCGGCACTGTGCCACCTGGTGGCGCGGCTGCTGGACGAGGACCCCCTCGTGCTGCTGCTGATGCGCGGCCGGGACGAGCGGACCCTGTTCGGTGAACTGCACGCCCGGGACGCGGCGGAGGCCGGCGAACAGCCGCCGCCGGACGGTGTGGACGCGGCGGAGGCGTACGCCCGCGGGGCCGCCCTGCCACCGCTGCCGCCGCTGCCCGCACCGCCGGCGGGGCCGGGTCTGCCACCGTCGCTCGGCACCGAGACGGTTCCGGCGCCCGGGGTCGATCCGGCCGCGCTGGAACTCCTGGCCGCGCGCACCGCCGCCAGGGCCCACAGGTGGCTCAGTGGGGCGGGCGACGGCGTCTCCCTGGGGTGGGCGGACGAGTTCGGCCTGACCGTCGGGCTGGACGCCGTACGCCTCGCCGAGGGCGCCTGCGAAGGCACCGGCGCCGCGGGCGGTCCCGGTGATCGCGCCCTCCTGGACCGGCTGGCCAAGGGCTCGGGGCGCAGCAGGGCACAACTCGCGCGTGCCGTGCGGGCGTGGCGGACGGGCGGCGCCGCCGGTGTGGCCGTGCTGGAGGAGGAGTGGGCCGTCGACGGCGAGGCACAGGCACGCGCGCGTGCCGCCCTCGCGGCGGCGTGGGAGGAGGACCGGCCGTCCCTGCGGGGCACGGGGAACCGCTGGACCGTCGTCGGCACGGGCCACCAGATCCGGCTGGGCCGGGACGGCCGTTGGTGGCCCTTCCGCAAGGAGCACGGCCACTGGGCACCGGCGGGCGGTCCCGCCCAGGACCCCGCGACCGCGCTCGCCACGGCGGAGGGCTGGGACGGCACGGAGGGCGCCACGGCGGGTGCCTCGGGGGCCGGACCGGGGCACGAGGGCGTCTGA
- a CDS encoding esterase-like activity of phytase family protein: MSSHVPGRRRVRRTLAAGLPLALLAGLAAAGTATAAVGHDRGGKAPSRDARVVGTATLGDIPLGAFSNRLLPGTVDDDRGVNLGGIGSDIYPAGRKGEFWTVTDRGPNGQIKVSGKKRRTFPVPGFDPAIVKIKVSGGAVRVLDAIPLTTSSGKPVTGLSNQEGRDEAPYSYDARTPLPYNPNGLDTEGIVRAADGSFWLVDEYGPSLVHVSARGKVLTRYVPKGLRLTGADYRVVEALPSVLLHRKVNRGFEGLALLPGGDLVMAVQSPLSLPDADSGDASRTTRLLRFSPRKQAVTAEYAYRFDPVGVVDPGEDDTSELKISSVVAVGRDRLLVEERTDRAARLHLVRLDRRADILGGRWDDDTTSPSLEQLDDPAASGVPVLAKRLVVDLGKVAGVPGKIEGVARVDDRTLALINDNDFGMTDGPDAFDAQGRLVDSGIKTTVTYVRLPHGI, from the coding sequence ATGTCCTCGCACGTCCCCGGTCGGCGCCGTGTCCGGCGCACTCTCGCAGCGGGGCTTCCGCTCGCCCTGCTCGCCGGGCTAGCGGCGGCCGGTACGGCCACGGCCGCCGTCGGCCACGACCGGGGCGGGAAGGCCCCTTCCCGCGACGCGCGCGTCGTCGGCACGGCCACGCTCGGGGACATACCGCTCGGCGCGTTCAGCAATCGGCTGCTGCCGGGCACCGTGGACGACGACCGGGGCGTGAATCTGGGCGGCATCGGCAGCGACATCTACCCGGCGGGCCGCAAGGGCGAGTTCTGGACGGTCACCGACCGTGGGCCGAACGGCCAGATCAAGGTGTCCGGCAAGAAGCGCCGTACGTTCCCGGTGCCCGGCTTCGACCCGGCGATCGTGAAGATCAAGGTGTCGGGCGGCGCGGTGCGGGTGCTGGACGCCATCCCCCTGACGACCTCCTCGGGCAAGCCCGTCACCGGCCTGTCCAACCAGGAGGGACGCGACGAGGCCCCGTACTCCTACGACGCGCGGACCCCACTGCCGTACAACCCGAACGGACTGGACACCGAGGGCATCGTCCGGGCGGCGGACGGCTCCTTCTGGCTCGTGGACGAGTACGGCCCGTCGCTGGTCCACGTCTCCGCGCGCGGGAAGGTGCTCACCCGGTACGTGCCCAAGGGGCTGCGTCTCACCGGCGCCGACTACCGGGTGGTGGAGGCGCTGCCGTCCGTGCTGCTGCACCGGAAGGTCAACCGCGGGTTCGAGGGGCTCGCGCTGCTGCCGGGCGGTGACCTGGTGATGGCTGTGCAGAGCCCGCTGTCGCTGCCCGACGCCGACTCCGGGGACGCCTCGCGCACCACCCGACTGCTGCGCTTCTCGCCCCGCAAGCAGGCGGTCACCGCCGAGTACGCGTACCGCTTCGACCCGGTGGGCGTCGTCGACCCCGGCGAGGACGACACCTCCGAGCTGAAGATCTCCTCCGTCGTCGCGGTGGGCCGTGACCGGCTGCTGGTGGAGGAGCGCACCGACAGGGCGGCACGGCTGCACCTGGTGCGGCTGGACCGCCGGGCGGACATCCTCGGCGGCCGGTGGGACGACGACACCACCTCGCCGTCGCTGGAGCAGCTCGACGATCCCGCGGCGTCCGGTGTGCCGGTGCTCGCCAAGCGGCTCGTGGTCGACCTGGGCAAGGTCGCCGGGGTGCCGGGGAAGATCGAGGGCGTCGCGCGCGTGGACGACCGGACGCTCGCCCTGATCAACGACAACGACTTCGGGATGACGGACGGCCCGGACGCGTTCGACGCGCAGGGGCGGCTGGTGGACAGCGGCATCAAGACCACGGTGACCTACGTGCGGCTGCCGCACGGCATCTGA
- the xylA gene encoding xylose isomerase — MNYQPTPEDRFTFGLWTVGWQGRDPFGDATRRALDPAETVRRLAGLGAHGVTFHDDDLIPFGSSDAERDTHVKRFRQALDATGMTVPMATTNLFTHPVFKDGAFTANDRDVRRYALRKTIRNIDLAAELGARTYVAWGGREGAESGAAKDVRAALDRMKEAFDLLGEYVTDQGYDLRFAIEPKPNEPRGDILLPTVGHALAFIERLERPELYGVNPEVGHEQMAGLNFPHGIAQALWAGKLFHIDLNGQSGIKYDQDLRFGAGDLRAAFWLVDLLESAGYDGPRHFDFKPPRTEDLDGVWASAAGCMRNYLILKERAAAFRADPDVQEALRAARLDQLTQPTAADGLQSLLADRSAYEEFDTDAAAARGMAFEHLDQLAMDHLLGARG, encoded by the coding sequence ATGAACTACCAGCCCACCCCCGAGGACCGGTTCACGTTCGGGCTGTGGACCGTCGGCTGGCAGGGACGGGACCCGTTCGGCGACGCCACCCGCCGCGCCCTCGACCCGGCCGAGACGGTCCGGCGTCTGGCCGGACTCGGTGCCCACGGCGTGACCTTCCACGACGACGACCTGATCCCCTTCGGCTCCTCCGACGCCGAGCGCGACACCCACGTCAAGCGGTTCCGCCAGGCACTGGACGCGACCGGCATGACGGTCCCGATGGCCACCACCAACCTCTTCACGCACCCCGTCTTCAAGGACGGCGCCTTCACCGCCAACGACCGCGACGTGCGCCGCTACGCGCTGCGCAAGACCATCCGCAACATCGACCTCGCGGCGGAACTGGGCGCACGCACCTACGTCGCCTGGGGCGGCCGGGAAGGCGCCGAGTCGGGCGCCGCGAAGGACGTACGGGCCGCCCTGGACCGCATGAAGGAGGCATTCGACCTGCTCGGCGAGTACGTCACCGACCAGGGCTACGACCTGCGCTTCGCGATCGAGCCCAAGCCGAACGAGCCGCGCGGCGACATCCTGCTGCCCACCGTCGGCCATGCCCTCGCCTTCATCGAGCGCCTGGAGCGCCCCGAGCTGTACGGCGTGAATCCAGAGGTCGGCCACGAGCAGATGGCCGGACTGAACTTCCCGCACGGCATCGCACAGGCCCTGTGGGCGGGCAAGCTCTTCCACATCGACCTCAACGGCCAGTCCGGCATCAAGTACGACCAGGACCTCCGCTTCGGCGCCGGTGATCTGCGTGCCGCGTTCTGGCTCGTCGACCTGCTGGAGAGCGCCGGCTACGACGGTCCGCGCCATTTCGACTTCAAGCCGCCGCGCACCGAGGACCTGGACGGCGTGTGGGCCTCCGCGGCCGGCTGTATGCGCAACTACCTCATCCTGAAGGAGCGCGCCGCCGCCTTCCGCGCCGACCCGGACGTCCAGGAGGCCCTGCGCGCTGCCCGTCTCGACCAGCTCACGCAGCCCACCGCGGCCGACGGCCTCCAGTCGCTGCTGGCCGACCGTTCGGCCTACGAGGAGTTCGACACCGACGCCGCCGCGGCCCGCGGCATGGCCTTCGAACACCTCGACCAGCTCGCCATGGACCACCTGCTCGGCGCCCGCGGCTGA
- the xylB gene encoding xylulokinase produces the protein MSAAEGPLVVGVDSSTQSTKVLVVDAATGRVVASGQAPHTVSTGEGRESDPRQWWDALRAALHRCGDAAREASAVSVGGQQHGLVTLDAHGDPVRPALLWNDVRSAPQARRLVAELGGPEAWARRTGSVPGASFTVTKWAWLAEHEPEAARSVASVRLPHDYLTERLTGEGTTDRGDASGTGWWASATEAYDEDVLGRIGLDPALLPRVVRPGEVAGTVRDIHDLPFSKGTLVAAGTGDNAAAALGLGLLPGTPVLSLGTSGTVYAVSEHRPADPSGTVAGFADARGDWLPLACTLNCTLAVDRIAALLGVDREAVEPGTGVTLLPYLDGERTPNLPNASGLLHGLRHDTTAGQLLQAAYDGAVHALLGALDRVLDQDADRTAPLVLIGGGARGTAWQQTVRRLSGRPVRIPEAGELVALGAAAQAAGLLTGEDPAAVARRWRTADGPVLDPVERDETTLTRISGVLSDAAPLLERGAREH, from the coding sequence ATGTCAGCAGCCGAGGGTCCGCTCGTCGTCGGTGTGGACTCGTCCACCCAGTCCACCAAGGTGCTCGTCGTCGACGCGGCCACCGGCCGGGTCGTGGCGAGCGGGCAGGCGCCGCACACCGTCTCCACCGGCGAGGGCCGGGAGAGCGACCCCCGCCAGTGGTGGGACGCGCTGCGCGCTGCACTGCACCGGTGCGGGGACGCGGCGCGCGAGGCGTCCGCCGTGTCGGTCGGCGGCCAGCAGCACGGGCTCGTCACGCTGGACGCGCACGGCGACCCCGTACGGCCGGCCCTACTGTGGAACGACGTGCGCTCGGCGCCGCAGGCCCGCCGCCTCGTGGCGGAGCTGGGCGGTCCCGAGGCGTGGGCGCGGCGCACGGGCAGCGTGCCGGGCGCCTCCTTCACGGTCACCAAGTGGGCCTGGCTCGCCGAGCACGAACCGGAGGCGGCCCGTTCGGTGGCGTCGGTGCGCCTGCCGCACGATTATCTGACCGAACGTCTGACCGGCGAGGGCACCACCGACCGGGGCGACGCCTCGGGCACCGGCTGGTGGGCGTCCGCCACCGAGGCGTACGACGAGGACGTCCTCGGCCGGATCGGTCTCGACCCGGCGCTGCTGCCCCGGGTGGTGCGGCCCGGAGAGGTGGCCGGGACGGTCCGCGACATCCACGACCTGCCGTTCTCCAAGGGCACCCTGGTGGCGGCCGGCACCGGTGACAACGCCGCCGCGGCGCTCGGCCTCGGGTTGCTTCCGGGCACCCCGGTGCTCAGCCTGGGCACGTCGGGCACGGTGTACGCGGTCTCCGAGCACCGTCCGGCCGACCCGTCCGGCACGGTGGCGGGCTTCGCCGACGCGCGCGGCGACTGGCTGCCGCTGGCCTGCACCCTCAACTGCACGCTCGCCGTCGACCGGATCGCCGCACTCCTCGGTGTCGACCGGGAGGCCGTCGAACCGGGCACCGGCGTCACCCTGCTCCCCTACCTCGACGGCGAGCGCACCCCGAACCTGCCGAACGCCTCCGGCCTGCTGCACGGACTGCGCCACGACACGACCGCGGGACAACTGCTCCAGGCCGCCTACGACGGCGCTGTGCACGCCCTGCTCGGCGCGCTGGACCGGGTCCTCGACCAGGACGCCGACCGCACCGCTCCCCTGGTGCTGATCGGCGGCGGGGCCCGCGGCACGGCCTGGCAGCAGACCGTGCGGCGGCTGTCGGGGCGGCCGGTGCGGATCCCCGAGGCCGGGGAACTGGTCGCGCTGGGCGCCGCCGCGCAGGCCGCGGGGCTGCTGACCGGCGAGGACCCGGCCGCGGTCGCCCGCCGCTGGCGGACGGCCGACGGGCCCGTGCTCGATCCGGTGGAGCGGGACGAGACGACGCTGACCAGGATCTCCGGGGTACTCTCCGACGCGGCCCCGCTGCTGGAGCGGGGCGCGCGGGAGCACTGA
- a CDS encoding ROK family transcriptional regulator, with protein sequence MTAPLNEPRPTGPGRPQPDTQQGMRRRNLARVLHTVSAEGPLSRAAVASRIGLTRAAVSTLVDELVRSGLLEELGPERPGRVGRPGSALAVSGRGPAGIGAEVGVDHLAACAVDLRGTVRARAVRHGTNRGRAPEPVAADLGALISEVVAEARDQGLWPAGLAVAVPGLVARDGRTVVRAPNLDWHDTDLGVLLPGACPLTVDNEANFGALAELWLGRDTPPDFLHVSAEIGIGAAVVVDGRLLRGTRGFAGELGHVPVEPEGPACPCGGRGCLEQYAGEEAVLRAAGLEAGEGRVGLLATRAAAGDARVRGALRDAGRALGVALTGAVNLLDPETVVLGGALAGLAPWLLPSLEAELDRRTAGPACPVSVSSFGPEGPLLGAAHSVVRAVLDDPSAVAEHV encoded by the coding sequence ATGACCGCACCGCTGAACGAGCCCCGCCCGACCGGTCCTGGCCGCCCGCAGCCCGACACCCAGCAGGGCATGCGCCGCCGCAACCTCGCCCGCGTCCTGCACACCGTCAGCGCCGAGGGTCCGCTGTCGCGGGCAGCCGTCGCCTCGCGCATCGGACTCACCCGGGCAGCGGTGTCGACGCTGGTCGACGAGCTCGTCCGCTCCGGCCTCCTGGAGGAACTGGGGCCCGAGCGGCCCGGCCGGGTGGGCCGCCCGGGGTCGGCGCTCGCGGTCAGCGGCCGGGGCCCGGCGGGGATCGGCGCCGAGGTCGGCGTCGACCACCTCGCGGCCTGTGCGGTCGACCTGCGCGGCACGGTCCGGGCGCGGGCGGTGCGGCACGGCACGAACCGCGGCCGGGCCCCGGAACCGGTGGCGGCGGACCTCGGCGCGCTGATATCCGAGGTCGTCGCCGAGGCGCGGGACCAGGGGCTGTGGCCGGCCGGGCTCGCCGTCGCCGTGCCCGGCCTGGTCGCCCGCGACGGCCGTACGGTCGTCCGGGCCCCCAACCTCGACTGGCACGACACCGACCTCGGCGTCCTGCTGCCCGGCGCGTGCCCCCTGACCGTGGACAACGAGGCGAACTTCGGCGCCCTGGCCGAACTCTGGCTCGGCCGGGACACGCCTCCGGACTTCCTGCACGTGTCCGCGGAGATCGGCATCGGCGCCGCGGTGGTGGTCGACGGACGGCTGCTGCGCGGCACCCGCGGTTTCGCCGGTGAGCTGGGGCACGTCCCGGTCGAGCCGGAGGGCCCCGCCTGCCCGTGCGGCGGACGCGGCTGCCTGGAGCAGTACGCCGGTGAGGAGGCCGTGCTGCGGGCCGCCGGGCTGGAGGCGGGCGAGGGCCGGGTCGGACTGCTCGCGACTCGTGCCGCCGCCGGGGACGCGCGGGTGCGGGGGGCACTGCGGGACGCCGGCCGGGCGCTGGGCGTCGCGCTGACCGGCGCGGTCAATCTGCTCGACCCCGAGACCGTCGTGCTCGGCGGCGCGCTGGCCGGGCTCGCGCCCTGGCTGCTGCCCTCGCTCGAGGCCGAACTGGACCGGCGCACCGCGGGCCCCGCCTGCCCGGTGTCCGTCTCGTCCTTCGGCCCCGAGGGACCGCTGCTGGGCGCCGCGCACTCGGTGGTGCGTGCCGTCCTCGACGACCCGTCAGCCGTGGCCGAACACGTCTGA
- a CDS encoding N-acetylmuramoyl-L-alanine amidase produces MDRAGSQPSRRRILRGAAALAAVPSALLLPASPAAARPRPLSAGYPPTEWLPASSSNYTASDRPTSYSFDRVIIHVTQETYANTLAIFQNPQKKVSAHYLVRSADGHVAQCVREADIAWHAGNWDYNTHSIGIEHEGWVDQPAYFTDALYEQSARLTAAICDRHQIPKDRSHIIGHYEVPGTDHTDPGPHWDWVRYLRMVNFM; encoded by the coding sequence ATGGACCGGGCAGGATCCCAGCCCAGCCGACGGCGCATCCTGCGGGGTGCCGCAGCGCTCGCCGCCGTCCCCTCCGCCTTACTGCTCCCCGCCTCCCCCGCAGCCGCGCGCCCCCGTCCGCTGAGCGCCGGGTATCCGCCCACCGAGTGGCTGCCGGCCTCCTCCTCCAACTACACGGCGTCCGACCGGCCCACCAGCTACTCCTTCGACCGGGTGATCATCCACGTCACCCAGGAGACGTACGCCAACACCCTCGCCATCTTCCAGAACCCGCAGAAGAAGGTGTCGGCGCATTACCTCGTCCGCTCCGCCGACGGCCATGTGGCGCAGTGCGTCCGCGAGGCGGACATCGCCTGGCACGCGGGCAACTGGGACTACAACACGCACAGCATCGGCATCGAGCACGAAGGGTGGGTGGACCAGCCCGCGTACTTCACCGACGCGCTGTACGAACAGTCGGCGCGCCTCACCGCGGCCATCTGCGACCGGCACCAGATCCCCAAGGACCGCTCGCACATCATCGGGCACTATGAGGTGCCGGGCACGGACCACACCGATCCGGGACCGCACTGGGACTGGGTCCGCTATCTGAGAATGGTCAACTTCATGTGA
- a CDS encoding SpoIIE family protein phosphatase: MAYGDPGRPTDEISAAMLEALFTRSPVGLHLLDPDLRVVRLSTAATGMRKTSPDDLVGRPVRDVYRMVEDNDLETALREVLETGQPLWQRLVRACVRAEPPEERCFEATAMRLEGDDGRVLGLTVTALDVTERERGRSRARVLDAVRRQVGRTLDPVVTGEELVEALVPEFADIAVVEVVDSVVRGDEPPPAPLPPGTPLMRTAFRSGRTHPPQAHPVGDVRRLPGPTPFTQALTDLRPRVVPLRPRAPWMPADPPRADAMHSSDSHTLLVVPLALRDAALGLVSLYRTDESPPFDAGDRQLAVELAAHAALCVDNARRFIREHTVAATVHRQLLPRRPESHASLETAYLSLTGADPGAWYDTIALSGGRTALVVGDVSGWGLNAAATMGQLRTVLRSLSAFDLSADELLARLHDTAAQLAFERANLPLGDPLRREALTADCVYAVHDPLTGTCVAAAAGDLAPVVIRPDHSVDVPDVPAGPPLGMAEDAPFATVEFEVPAGSVLVFTSDPRVTAYLADSSRALRSAPDYADRPLQELCDAVVYALPKDLAAGDAAVIVARTRSLPPDAFACWRLDDDSAAVGTARALAGEQLDAWGVDDETAYNTQLIVSELVTNAVLYGDPPLELRLIHDRTLTCEVSDAGRAAPHLRHARSADEGGRGLFIAARLAQAWGVRYTATGKTVWTEQSVADAP, encoded by the coding sequence GTGGCGTACGGCGATCCCGGACGGCCCACGGACGAGATCTCGGCCGCCATGCTGGAGGCGCTCTTCACCCGCTCACCGGTCGGACTGCACCTGCTGGACCCGGATCTGCGCGTGGTGCGGCTGAGCACCGCGGCGACCGGGATGCGGAAGACCTCTCCGGACGACCTGGTGGGCAGGCCGGTCCGCGACGTCTACCGCATGGTCGAGGACAACGACCTGGAGACCGCGCTGCGCGAGGTGCTGGAGACCGGTCAGCCCCTGTGGCAGCGGCTCGTGCGGGCGTGCGTCCGGGCGGAGCCGCCGGAGGAGCGCTGCTTCGAGGCCACCGCCATGCGGCTGGAGGGCGACGACGGACGGGTGCTGGGCCTCACGGTGACCGCGCTTGACGTCACCGAGCGGGAGCGGGGGCGCTCCCGCGCCAGGGTCCTCGACGCGGTACGGCGACAGGTGGGGCGCACCCTCGACCCGGTGGTGACCGGTGAGGAACTGGTGGAGGCCCTGGTTCCGGAGTTCGCGGACATCGCGGTGGTGGAGGTGGTGGACTCGGTGGTCCGCGGCGACGAGCCGCCGCCGGCTCCGCTGCCGCCGGGTACGCCGTTGATGCGCACCGCGTTCCGCAGCGGCCGCACGCATCCGCCGCAGGCGCACCCGGTCGGTGACGTACGACGGCTGCCGGGGCCCACGCCCTTCACTCAGGCGCTGACCGATCTGCGTCCTCGGGTGGTGCCGCTGCGCCCGCGGGCGCCGTGGATGCCCGCCGACCCGCCGCGTGCGGACGCCATGCACTCCTCGGACTCCCACACGCTGCTGGTGGTGCCGCTGGCGCTGCGCGATGCGGCGCTCGGGCTGGTCAGCCTGTACCGCACGGACGAGTCGCCGCCGTTCGACGCGGGCGACCGGCAGCTCGCGGTCGAACTGGCGGCGCACGCGGCCCTGTGCGTCGACAACGCACGGCGCTTCATCCGGGAGCACACCGTCGCCGCGACGGTGCACCGTCAGCTGCTCCCCCGCCGCCCCGAGTCCCACGCGTCGCTGGAGACCGCCTATCTGTCGCTCACCGGTGCCGACCCCGGCGCCTGGTACGACACGATCGCCCTGTCCGGCGGGCGGACCGCGCTGGTCGTCGGGGACGTGTCCGGGTGGGGTCTGAACGCGGCGGCCACCATGGGTCAGCTGCGCACGGTCCTCAGGTCCCTGTCGGCGTTCGACCTCTCCGCCGACGAACTGCTGGCCCGCCTGCACGACACGGCGGCGCAGCTCGCGTTCGAGCGGGCGAACCTGCCGCTGGGCGATCCGCTGCGCCGGGAGGCGCTGACCGCCGACTGCGTGTACGCCGTCCACGACCCGCTGACCGGGACCTGCGTGGCGGCGGCGGCCGGTGATCTGGCCCCGGTGGTGATCCGTCCCGACCACAGCGTGGACGTCCCCGATGTTCCCGCCGGGCCGCCGCTGGGCATGGCGGAGGACGCGCCGTTCGCGACCGTCGAGTTCGAGGTGCCCGCCGGGAGCGTGCTGGTGTTCACCAGCGACCCGCGGGTCACCGCCTATCTCGCGGACTCCTCCCGGGCGCTGCGCTCGGCGCCGGACTACGCGGACCGGCCGCTCCAGGAGCTGTGCGACGCCGTCGTCTACGCGCTGCCGAAGGACCTGGCGGCGGGCGACGCCGCGGTGATCGTGGCACGCACCCGGTCCCTGCCGCCCGACGCCTTCGCCTGCTGGCGGCTCGACGACGACAGCGCAGCGGTCGGAACGGCCCGCGCCCTCGCGGGTGAACAGCTCGACGCGTGGGGCGTGGACGACGAGACCGCCTACAACACCCAGCTCATCGTGAGCGAACTCGTCACGAACGCCGTGCTGTACGGAGACCCGCCGCTCGAACTCCGCCTGATCCACGACCGTACGCTCACCTGCGAGGTGAGCGACGCCGGCCGGGCCGCCCCGCATCTGCGGCACGCGCGCTCCGCCGACGAGGGCGGGCGCGGGCTGTTCATCGCCGCCCGGCTCGCCCAGGCCTGGGGGGTCCGCTACACGGCGACGGGCAAGACAGTGTGGACCGAGCAGTCCGTGGCGGACGCCCCCTGA
- a CDS encoding VOC family protein — translation MQVRRVVPNVRSEALEESADFYGLLGFEEVMDHGWIRTLASTVNPAAQISFMGEDRTAPVAPDLSVEVDDVDAAYAVLRERGAEIVHPLTDEEWGVRRFFVRDPNGRVVNVLGHR, via the coding sequence ATGCAGGTCCGCCGTGTCGTCCCCAACGTCCGTTCCGAAGCCCTGGAGGAGAGCGCGGACTTCTACGGGCTGCTCGGCTTCGAGGAGGTCATGGACCACGGGTGGATCAGGACCCTGGCCTCCACCGTGAACCCGGCCGCGCAGATCAGTTTCATGGGTGAGGACCGGACGGCGCCGGTCGCACCCGATCTGAGCGTGGAGGTCGACGACGTCGACGCCGCCTATGCCGTGCTGCGCGAACGCGGCGCGGAGATCGTGCATCCGCTGACCGACGAGGAGTGGGGTGTACGCCGCTTCTTCGTCCGCGATCCCAACGGCCGGGTCGTCAACGTCCTCGGGCACCGCTGA
- a CDS encoding phosphodiester glycosidase family protein, protein MAARRAGRFTTALAVLLAGGALAGTALVGAAAPASGAPGAEQIAPGVEYREFDLAAAHGTVRVHVIGVDLDDKDVRVGLLHPDAVAARGTVSRLATAQGALAGVNGDFFDITETQHPGVAATGASVGPEIADGRALKAAVPRGQRFGPALPPGTTTEDVLGVGTDRRARLDRLTLSGTVTTPEGQVKLGGFNQYALPVGSVGAYTSDWGPVSRARTVCGTDTERGAPCSKDTYEVTVRDGRVTRTAGAPGSGAVPDGTTVLVGREAGAQRLRALSVGEAVRVEHRVTAVSGVPYAFAVGGFPVLRGGAAVSGLDGATAAVRTAVGVADGGHRLLLLALDGASAYRSGLTLAEVAAALRDLGASDGFNLDGGGSSTLVAREPGATKVTVRNHPSDGAERAVANGVGVFSGA, encoded by the coding sequence GTGGCGGCGCGGCGCGCCGGGCGGTTCACCACGGCACTGGCCGTTCTCCTCGCCGGCGGCGCGCTGGCGGGCACGGCCCTGGTGGGGGCGGCGGCGCCGGCCAGCGGCGCGCCCGGCGCCGAGCAGATCGCACCGGGGGTGGAGTACCGCGAGTTCGACCTCGCCGCGGCGCACGGCACGGTGCGGGTGCATGTGATCGGCGTCGATCTGGACGACAAGGACGTGCGCGTCGGCCTGTTGCACCCGGACGCCGTGGCGGCGCGGGGCACCGTGTCCCGGCTGGCCACCGCACAGGGGGCGCTCGCCGGGGTCAACGGGGACTTCTTCGACATCACCGAGACCCAGCACCCCGGCGTCGCGGCGACCGGCGCTTCGGTCGGTCCGGAGATCGCGGACGGGCGCGCGCTCAAGGCCGCCGTACCGCGCGGCCAGCGCTTCGGCCCGGCCCTGCCGCCCGGTACGACCACCGAGGACGTGCTCGGCGTGGGCACCGACCGCAGGGCGCGCCTCGACCGGCTGACCCTGTCGGGGACGGTGACCACGCCCGAGGGGCAGGTGAAGCTCGGCGGCTTCAACCAGTACGCGCTGCCGGTCGGTTCGGTCGGCGCCTACACCTCCGACTGGGGGCCCGTCTCCCGCGCCCGGACGGTGTGCGGCACGGACACCGAGCGCGGCGCGCCGTGCAGCAAGGACACCTACGAGGTGACGGTCCGGGACGGCAGGGTGACCCGGACGGCCGGCGCGCCCGGCAGCGGTGCCGTCCCGGACGGCACGACGGTGCTGGTGGGCCGGGAGGCGGGAGCGCAGCGGCTGCGCGCGCTCTCCGTGGGCGAGGCGGTGCGGGTCGAGCACCGGGTGACGGCGGTCTCCGGAGTGCCGTACGCCTTCGCGGTGGGCGGATTCCCGGTGCTGCGCGGCGGCGCGGCGGTGTCCGGGCTCGACGGGGCGACGGCGGCCGTGCGCACCGCCGTGGGCGTCGCGGACGGCGGGCACCGGCTGCTGCTCCTGGCGCTGGACGGGGCGTCCGCGTACCGGAGCGGGCTGACCCTCGCCGAGGTGGCCGCCGCCCTGCGCGACCTGGGGGCGAGCGACGGCTTCAATCTGGACGGCGGCGGCTCCAGCACGCTGGTCGCCCGGGAGCCCGGCGCCACGAAGGTGACGGTGCGCAACCATCCGAGCGACGGCGCCGAACGGGCGGTCGCCAACGGGGTCGGGGTGTTCTCCGGCGCGTGA